From the genome of Patagioenas fasciata isolate bPatFas1 chromosome 17, bPatFas1.hap1, whole genome shotgun sequence, one region includes:
- the PLA2G3 gene encoding LOW QUALITY PROTEIN: group 3 secretory phospholipase A2 (The sequence of the model RefSeq protein was modified relative to this genomic sequence to represent the inferred CDS: deleted 1 base in 1 codon), translated as MEVPVPMQPGLPRKPARGCVAARDGAQAVGTPPAAVGPAAPAGTAGKNPSPSAPARLPSVPRPPPDNHQREAAPGREEPPAPPLPWSRCARHPALASGGARGRNRAEPNRAERAERSRTGAGGSRYMAFLSGGSGPGAVLESDWAARRRLRPPPPEPRCDGTWRRRAVCTDLALPGGGPRRRRGWTLPGTLCCGAGNSAGNASELGLFHGPDRCCRDHDQCSAQITALQLNYGIRNYRLRTVSHCDARCAGRGGTHQVRQCLLALNDTISSIIGVTFFNLLEVPCFVLEESGECVQRHWWGGCERYGVVLLARMVQQSQYHYGLPVQEQPSCTAPGKGRKSFRAGCKRLGLALGQNPGLRRAQRPATAQQLQGVGTLSPSSTVDKAEPSTRHPAAQWGLEPDPPTAMTLLEQDLAGGKPRVCRCYKYLDKCKHQIVPHEVKCELHNVDSQALFHCNRTHRCVPRRKRLCFYHQYRVAVLADRIAIHCFALKPLTDCSPGKEPQHNCITVTWAVLVHAKHLRKTMRHWGPPHVTSRDKHPDWNMQDSGCTLYEQCLQLPLEQKPSAWPSAVP; from the exons ATGGAAGTGCCTGTTCCAATGCAGCCG GGGCTGCCGCGGAAGCCCGCGCGGGGCTGTGTCGCGGCCCGTGACGGAGCCCAGgccgtggggacacccccggcTGCGGTGGGTCCTGCAGCCCCCGCGGGTACAGCCGGCAAAAACCCGTCTCCCTCCGCACCCGCCCGTCTCCCCAGCGTCCCCCGGCCCCCGCCAGACAACCACCAGCGGGAGGCAGCCCCAGG ACGGGaggagcccccggccccgccgctgccctgGTCCCGCTGCGCACGGCACCCGGCCCTGGCCTCAGGCGGCGCCCGCGGCCGGAACCGAGCTGAGCCGAACCGAGCCGAAcgggccgagcggagccgaaccggGGCCGGGGGGTCCCG CTACATGGCGTTCCTGAGCGGCGGCTCCGGGCCGGGCGCGGTGCTGGAGAGCGACTGGGCCGCGCGCCGCCGCCTGCGCCCGCCCCCGCCGGAGCCGCGCTGCGACGGAACCTGGCGGCGCCGCGCCGTTTGCACCGACCTCGCGCTGCCGGGAGGGGGCCCTCGCCGGCGGCGGGGCTGGACGCTGCCGGGCACGCTGTGTTGCGGGGCCGGTAACTCTGCGGGGAACGCCAGCGAGCTGG GTCTCTTCCATGGTCCCGACCGGTGCTGCCGGGACCACGACCAGTGCTCGGCGCAGATCACGGCGTTGCAGTTGAACTACGGCATCCGCAACTACCGCCTGCGCACCGTCTCCCACTGCGACGCCAGGTGCGCCGGGCGCGGGGGGACTCACCAG GTTCGGCAGTGCCTGCTGGCCCTCAACGACACCATCTCCAGCATCATCGGTGTTACCTTCTTCAACCTGCTGGAGGTGCCGTGCTTTGTGCTGGAGGAGAGTGGGGAGTGTGTTCAGCGGCACTGGTGGGGAGG GTGTGAGCGTTATGGTGTAGTGCTCCTGGCCAGGATGGTGCAGCAGAGTCAGTACCACTACGGCCTGCCGGTGCAGGAGCAGCCCAGCTGTACTGCCCCC GGCAAGGGAAGGAAGTCCTTTAGAGCAGGGTGCAAGCGGCTTGGACTGGCACTTGGGCAAAACCCTGGGCTCCGCCGTGCACAGAGACCTGCAacagcccagcagctgcagggcgtAGGTACCTTGTCTCCTTCATCCACTGTGGACAAGGCTGAGCCCTCAACCAGGCACCCAGCAGCACAGTGGGGGCTGGAGCCTGATCCCCCAACAGCAATGACCCTGTTGGAACAGGACCTTGCTGGAGGAAA GCCCAGAGTGTGCAGGTGCTATAAGTACCTGGATAAGTGCAAGCACCAGATTGTACCTCATGAGGTGAAGTGTGAGCTGCACAATGTGGACAGCCAGGCACTCTTCCATTGCAATCGTACTCACAGGTGTGTGCCCAGGAGGAAAAGGCTGTGCTTTTACCACCAGTACAGG GTGGCTGTCCTAGCTGACCGAATTGCCATACACTGCTTTGCTCTGAAGCCGCTCACTGACTGCAGCCCAGGCAAGGAGCCACAGCACAA cTGTATCACAGTGACTTGGGCTGTGCTGGTACATGCAAAGCATCTCAGAAAGACCATGAGGCACTGGGGTCCTCCACATGTGACCTCCAGGGACAAGCATCCAGACTGGAACATGCAGGACAGTGGTTGCACCCTCTATGAGCAGTGTCTACAGCTGCCCTTGGAGCAGAAGCCAAGTGCTTGGCCCAGTGCAGTGCCCTGA